GCTGATCATGCCCGCCACCGCGCCGCTCTGGCAGGTCGCGCTCGGCATCATCTTCGGCGTGGTGATCGGCAAGGAAGTCTTTGGCGGCACTGGCAAGAACTTCCTCAACCCGGCGCTGGTCGGCCGTGCCTTCCTCTACTTCGCCTACCCGGCGCAGATGTCCGGTGACAGCGTCTGGACCCCGGTCGACGGCTTCTCGGGCGCGACCGCGCTGGCCATCGGCGCCAGCGAAGGCGCCGCCGCGCTGCCGCAGCACGGCATCAGCTGGATGGACGCCTTCGTCGGCACGATCCAGGGCTCGTTCGGCGAGACCTCGACCATCGCCTGCCTGCTGGGCCTTGCCTTCCTGCTGGCCACGAAGATCGCCAACTGGCGCCTGATCGTCGGCTGCCTTGCGGGGATGATCGGCTTCTCGTCGCTGCTGAACGTCATCGGCTCGGACACCAACCCGATGTTCGCCATGCCCTGGTACTGGCACCTGGTGATCGGCGGCTACGCCTTCGGCCTCGTCTTCATGGTGACCGAGCCCGTCTCGGCCAGCCACACCAACGTCGGCCGCTACATCTACGGCGCGCTCATCGGTTTCATGGTCGTGATGATCCGTGTGATCAACCCGGCCTTCCCGGAAGGCATGATGCTGGCAATCCTGTTCGGCAACGTCTTCGCGCCGCTGATCGACTACTTCGTCGTCCAGGCCAACATCAAGCGGAGGGCCAAGCGCAATGTCTGACACCAACGCAAGCAAGGGCTTCGTCCGCCGCTTCCTCGACATGCCGCCGGATTCCACCGTCAAGACGGTGACCGTGGCGGTGGTGCTCTGCCTCCTGGCCTCGATGGTCGTGTCGGCGGCGGCAGTGTCGCTGCGCCCGGTGCAGGACGCCAACAAGCTGCGCG
The window above is part of the Salipiger sp. H15 genome. Proteins encoded here:
- a CDS encoding NADH:ubiquinone reductase (Na(+)-transporting) subunit B, which produces MGLRNFFDRIEPQFLKGGRFEKYFPIYEMVESFIYTPKTVTTVAPHARSYIDMKRIMTYVVLATIPCVLFGMYNTGLQTNLAIAEYGASGWRAAIIDGLGIGFNAANPIANILHGLLYFLPIYIVTLVAGGIFEVIFAVIRRHEVNEGFLVTSMLYTLIMPATAPLWQVALGIIFGVVIGKEVFGGTGKNFLNPALVGRAFLYFAYPAQMSGDSVWTPVDGFSGATALAIGASEGAAALPQHGISWMDAFVGTIQGSFGETSTIACLLGLAFLLATKIANWRLIVGCLAGMIGFSSLLNVIGSDTNPMFAMPWYWHLVIGGYAFGLVFMVTEPVSASHTNVGRYIYGALIGFMVVMIRVINPAFPEGMMLAILFGNVFAPLIDYFVVQANIKRRAKRNV